The proteins below come from a single Balaenoptera acutorostrata chromosome 2, mBalAcu1.1, whole genome shotgun sequence genomic window:
- the FBXW11 gene encoding F-box/WD repeat-containing protein 11 isoform X6 gives MEDQNEDESPKKNTLWQISNGTSSVIVSRKRPSEGNYQKEKDLCIKYFDQWSESDQVEFVEHLISRMCHYQHGHINSYLKPMLQRDFITALPEQGLDHIAENILSYLDARSLCAAELVCKEWQRVISEGMLWKKLIERMVRTDPLWKGLSERRGWDQYLFKNRPTDGPPNSFYRSLYPKIIQDIETIESNWRCGRHNLQRIQCRSENSKGVYCLQYDDEKIISGLRDNSIKIWDKTSLECLKVLTGHTGSVLCLQYDERVIVTGSSDSTVRVWDVNTGEVLNTLIHHNEAVLHLRFSNGLMVTCSKDRSIAVWDMASATDITLRRVLVGHRAAVNVVDFDDKYIVSASGDRTIKVWSTSTCEFVRTLNGHKRGIACLQYRDRLVVSGSSDNTIRLWDIECGACLRVLEGHEELVRCIRFDNKRIVSGAYDGKIKVWDLQAALDPRAPASTLCLRTLVEHSGRVFRLQFDEFQIISSSHDDTILIWDFLNVPPSAQNETRSPSRTYTYISR, from the exons ATGGAGGATCAAAATGAAGATGAGTCCCCAAAGAAAAATACTCTTTGGCAG ataagtaatggAACATCATCAGTGATCGTCTCCAGAAAGAGGCCATCAGAAGGaaactatcaaaaagaaaaagacttgtgtattaaatattttgaccAGTGGTCTGAATCAGATCAAGTGGAATTTGTGGAACACCTTATTTCACGAATGTGTCATTACCAGCATGGACATATTAACTCTTACCTGAAGCCCATGTTGCAGCGGGACTTTATTACCGCTTTACCAG AGCAAGGTTTAGATCACATAGCAGAAAACATTCTTTCCTACCTGGATGCCAGGTCTCTGTGTGCAGCAGAGCTGGTATGTAAGGAATGGCAGCGAGTGATCTCCGAAGGAATGCTTTGGAAGAAGCTGATTGAACGAATGGTGCGCACTGACCCTCTATGGAAGGGACTTTCAGAAAGAAGAGGGTG GGATCAGTACCTGTTTAAAAACAGACCAACAGATGGCCCTCCCAATTCATTTTATAGGTCATTATACCCAAAGATTATCCAGGATATAGAG ACTATAGAATCTAACTGGCGGTGTGGACGACACAACCTGCAGAGGATTCAGTGCCGCTCTGAAAATAGTAAAGGTGTCTACTGTTTACAGTATGATGATGAAAAAATTATCAGTGGCCTTCGAGATAATTCTATTAAG ATTTGGGATAAAACCAGCTTGGAATGTTTGAAAGTGTTAACAGGACACACTGGCTCTGTCCTTTGTCTCCAGTATGATGAACGTGTCATTGTGACTGGCTCTTCTGACTCTACAGTGAG AGTCTGGGATGTGAACACGGGCGAAGTTCTGAACACGTTGATCCACCACAACGAGGCTGTACTGCACTTACGCTTCAGCAATGGACTGATGGTGACCTGTTCCAAGGACCGCTCCATCGCAGTGTGGGACATGGCTTCTGCCACTGATATCACTTTACGCCGTGTCCTGGTTGGCCACCGTGCTGCTGTCAACGTAGTAGACTTTGATGATAAGTACATAGTGTCTGCCTCTGGGGACAGGACCATCAAA GTCTGGAGCACGAGCACCTGTGAATTTGTTCGTACTCTGAATGGGCACAAGCGAGGCATTGCCTGTCTCCAGTACAGGGATCGGCTGGTTGTTAGTGGATCATCGGATAATACCATAAG GCTGTGGGATATTGAATGTGGCGCCTGTTTAAGAGTCCTAGAGGGACATGAAGAATTGGTCCGATGCATCCGGTTTGATAACAAGAGGATTGTCAGTGGGGCCTATGATGG gAAAATCAAAGTTTGGGACTTGCAGGCTGCTCTCGACCCCCGAGCCCCAGCAAGCACGTTGTGTCTGCGCACATTGGTG GAACATTCTGGACGTGTGTTTCGGCTACAGTTTGATGAATTTCAGATCATCAGCAGCTCCCATGATGACACAATTTTGATTTGGGATTTCTTAAATGTGCCTCCCAGTGCCCAGAATGAGACCCGTTCTCCCTCCAGAACATACACTTACATCTCCAGATAA
- the FBXW11 gene encoding F-box/WD repeat-containing protein 11 isoform X4, with protein MEPDSVIEDKTIELMNTSVMEDQNEDESPKKNTLWQISNGTSSVIVSRKRPSEGNYQKEKDLCIKYFDQWSESDQVEFVEHLISRMCHYQHGHINSYLKPMLQRDFITALPEQGLDHIAENILSYLDARSLCAAELVCKEWQRVISEGMLWKKLIERMVRTDPLWKGLSERRGWDQYLFKNRPTDGPPNSFYRSLYPKIIQDIETIESNWRCGRHNLQRIQCRSENSKGVYCLQYDDEKIISGLRDNSIKIWDKTSLECLKVLTGHTGSVLCLQYDERVIVTGSSDSTVRVWDVNTGEVLNTLIHHNEAVLHLRFSNGLMVTCSKDRSIAVWDMASATDITLRRVLVGHRAAVNVVDFDDKYIVSASGDRTIKVWSTSTCEFVRTLNGHKRGIACLQYRDRLVVSGSSDNTIRLWDIECGACLRVLEGHEELVRCIRFDNKRIVSGAYDGKIKVWDLQAALDPRAPASTLCLRTLVEHSGRVFRLQFDEFQIISSSHDDTILIWDFLNVPPSAQNETRSPSRTYTYISR; from the exons AACACTTCAGTTATGGAGGATCAAAATGAAGATGAGTCCCCAAAGAAAAATACTCTTTGGCAG ataagtaatggAACATCATCAGTGATCGTCTCCAGAAAGAGGCCATCAGAAGGaaactatcaaaaagaaaaagacttgtgtattaaatattttgaccAGTGGTCTGAATCAGATCAAGTGGAATTTGTGGAACACCTTATTTCACGAATGTGTCATTACCAGCATGGACATATTAACTCTTACCTGAAGCCCATGTTGCAGCGGGACTTTATTACCGCTTTACCAG AGCAAGGTTTAGATCACATAGCAGAAAACATTCTTTCCTACCTGGATGCCAGGTCTCTGTGTGCAGCAGAGCTGGTATGTAAGGAATGGCAGCGAGTGATCTCCGAAGGAATGCTTTGGAAGAAGCTGATTGAACGAATGGTGCGCACTGACCCTCTATGGAAGGGACTTTCAGAAAGAAGAGGGTG GGATCAGTACCTGTTTAAAAACAGACCAACAGATGGCCCTCCCAATTCATTTTATAGGTCATTATACCCAAAGATTATCCAGGATATAGAG ACTATAGAATCTAACTGGCGGTGTGGACGACACAACCTGCAGAGGATTCAGTGCCGCTCTGAAAATAGTAAAGGTGTCTACTGTTTACAGTATGATGATGAAAAAATTATCAGTGGCCTTCGAGATAATTCTATTAAG ATTTGGGATAAAACCAGCTTGGAATGTTTGAAAGTGTTAACAGGACACACTGGCTCTGTCCTTTGTCTCCAGTATGATGAACGTGTCATTGTGACTGGCTCTTCTGACTCTACAGTGAG AGTCTGGGATGTGAACACGGGCGAAGTTCTGAACACGTTGATCCACCACAACGAGGCTGTACTGCACTTACGCTTCAGCAATGGACTGATGGTGACCTGTTCCAAGGACCGCTCCATCGCAGTGTGGGACATGGCTTCTGCCACTGATATCACTTTACGCCGTGTCCTGGTTGGCCACCGTGCTGCTGTCAACGTAGTAGACTTTGATGATAAGTACATAGTGTCTGCCTCTGGGGACAGGACCATCAAA GTCTGGAGCACGAGCACCTGTGAATTTGTTCGTACTCTGAATGGGCACAAGCGAGGCATTGCCTGTCTCCAGTACAGGGATCGGCTGGTTGTTAGTGGATCATCGGATAATACCATAAG GCTGTGGGATATTGAATGTGGCGCCTGTTTAAGAGTCCTAGAGGGACATGAAGAATTGGTCCGATGCATCCGGTTTGATAACAAGAGGATTGTCAGTGGGGCCTATGATGG gAAAATCAAAGTTTGGGACTTGCAGGCTGCTCTCGACCCCCGAGCCCCAGCAAGCACGTTGTGTCTGCGCACATTGGTG GAACATTCTGGACGTGTGTTTCGGCTACAGTTTGATGAATTTCAGATCATCAGCAGCTCCCATGATGACACAATTTTGATTTGGGATTTCTTAAATGTGCCTCCCAGTGCCCAGAATGAGACCCGTTCTCCCTCCAGAACATACACTTACATCTCCAGATAA
- the FBXW11 gene encoding F-box/WD repeat-containing protein 11 isoform X1, whose amino-acid sequence MEPDSVIEDKTIELMCSVPRSLWLGCANLVESMCALSCLQSMPSVRCLQNTSVMEDQNEDESPKKNTLWQISNGTSSVIVSRKRPSEGNYQKEKDLCIKYFDQWSESDQVEFVEHLISRMCHYQHGHINSYLKPMLQRDFITALPEQGLDHIAENILSYLDARSLCAAELVCKEWQRVISEGMLWKKLIERMVRTDPLWKGLSERRGWDQYLFKNRPTDGPPNSFYRSLYPKIIQDIETIESNWRCGRHNLQRIQCRSENSKGVYCLQYDDEKIISGLRDNSIKIWDKTSLECLKVLTGHTGSVLCLQYDERVIVTGSSDSTVRVWDVNTGEVLNTLIHHNEAVLHLRFSNGLMVTCSKDRSIAVWDMASATDITLRRVLVGHRAAVNVVDFDDKYIVSASGDRTIKVWSTSTCEFVRTLNGHKRGIACLQYRDRLVVSGSSDNTIRLWDIECGACLRVLEGHEELVRCIRFDNKRIVSGAYDGKIKVWDLQAALDPRAPASTLCLRTLVEHSGRVFRLQFDEFQIISSSHDDTILIWDFLNVPPSAQNETRSPSRTYTYISR is encoded by the exons AACACTTCAGTTATGGAGGATCAAAATGAAGATGAGTCCCCAAAGAAAAATACTCTTTGGCAG ataagtaatggAACATCATCAGTGATCGTCTCCAGAAAGAGGCCATCAGAAGGaaactatcaaaaagaaaaagacttgtgtattaaatattttgaccAGTGGTCTGAATCAGATCAAGTGGAATTTGTGGAACACCTTATTTCACGAATGTGTCATTACCAGCATGGACATATTAACTCTTACCTGAAGCCCATGTTGCAGCGGGACTTTATTACCGCTTTACCAG AGCAAGGTTTAGATCACATAGCAGAAAACATTCTTTCCTACCTGGATGCCAGGTCTCTGTGTGCAGCAGAGCTGGTATGTAAGGAATGGCAGCGAGTGATCTCCGAAGGAATGCTTTGGAAGAAGCTGATTGAACGAATGGTGCGCACTGACCCTCTATGGAAGGGACTTTCAGAAAGAAGAGGGTG GGATCAGTACCTGTTTAAAAACAGACCAACAGATGGCCCTCCCAATTCATTTTATAGGTCATTATACCCAAAGATTATCCAGGATATAGAG ACTATAGAATCTAACTGGCGGTGTGGACGACACAACCTGCAGAGGATTCAGTGCCGCTCTGAAAATAGTAAAGGTGTCTACTGTTTACAGTATGATGATGAAAAAATTATCAGTGGCCTTCGAGATAATTCTATTAAG ATTTGGGATAAAACCAGCTTGGAATGTTTGAAAGTGTTAACAGGACACACTGGCTCTGTCCTTTGTCTCCAGTATGATGAACGTGTCATTGTGACTGGCTCTTCTGACTCTACAGTGAG AGTCTGGGATGTGAACACGGGCGAAGTTCTGAACACGTTGATCCACCACAACGAGGCTGTACTGCACTTACGCTTCAGCAATGGACTGATGGTGACCTGTTCCAAGGACCGCTCCATCGCAGTGTGGGACATGGCTTCTGCCACTGATATCACTTTACGCCGTGTCCTGGTTGGCCACCGTGCTGCTGTCAACGTAGTAGACTTTGATGATAAGTACATAGTGTCTGCCTCTGGGGACAGGACCATCAAA GTCTGGAGCACGAGCACCTGTGAATTTGTTCGTACTCTGAATGGGCACAAGCGAGGCATTGCCTGTCTCCAGTACAGGGATCGGCTGGTTGTTAGTGGATCATCGGATAATACCATAAG GCTGTGGGATATTGAATGTGGCGCCTGTTTAAGAGTCCTAGAGGGACATGAAGAATTGGTCCGATGCATCCGGTTTGATAACAAGAGGATTGTCAGTGGGGCCTATGATGG gAAAATCAAAGTTTGGGACTTGCAGGCTGCTCTCGACCCCCGAGCCCCAGCAAGCACGTTGTGTCTGCGCACATTGGTG GAACATTCTGGACGTGTGTTTCGGCTACAGTTTGATGAATTTCAGATCATCAGCAGCTCCCATGATGACACAATTTTGATTTGGGATTTCTTAAATGTGCCTCCCAGTGCCCAGAATGAGACCCGTTCTCCCTCCAGAACATACACTTACATCTCCAGATAA
- the FBXW11 gene encoding F-box/WD repeat-containing protein 11 isoform X3, giving the protein MCALSCLQSMPSVRCLQNTSVMEDQNEDESPKKNTLWQISNGTSSVIVSRKRPSEGNYQKEKDLCIKYFDQWSESDQVEFVEHLISRMCHYQHGHINSYLKPMLQRDFITALPEQGLDHIAENILSYLDARSLCAAELVCKEWQRVISEGMLWKKLIERMVRTDPLWKGLSERRGWDQYLFKNRPTDGPPNSFYRSLYPKIIQDIETIESNWRCGRHNLQRIQCRSENSKGVYCLQYDDEKIISGLRDNSIKIWDKTSLECLKVLTGHTGSVLCLQYDERVIVTGSSDSTVRVWDVNTGEVLNTLIHHNEAVLHLRFSNGLMVTCSKDRSIAVWDMASATDITLRRVLVGHRAAVNVVDFDDKYIVSASGDRTIKVWSTSTCEFVRTLNGHKRGIACLQYRDRLVVSGSSDNTIRLWDIECGACLRVLEGHEELVRCIRFDNKRIVSGAYDGKIKVWDLQAALDPRAPASTLCLRTLVEHSGRVFRLQFDEFQIISSSHDDTILIWDFLNVPPSAQNETRSPSRTYTYISR; this is encoded by the exons AACACTTCAGTTATGGAGGATCAAAATGAAGATGAGTCCCCAAAGAAAAATACTCTTTGGCAG ataagtaatggAACATCATCAGTGATCGTCTCCAGAAAGAGGCCATCAGAAGGaaactatcaaaaagaaaaagacttgtgtattaaatattttgaccAGTGGTCTGAATCAGATCAAGTGGAATTTGTGGAACACCTTATTTCACGAATGTGTCATTACCAGCATGGACATATTAACTCTTACCTGAAGCCCATGTTGCAGCGGGACTTTATTACCGCTTTACCAG AGCAAGGTTTAGATCACATAGCAGAAAACATTCTTTCCTACCTGGATGCCAGGTCTCTGTGTGCAGCAGAGCTGGTATGTAAGGAATGGCAGCGAGTGATCTCCGAAGGAATGCTTTGGAAGAAGCTGATTGAACGAATGGTGCGCACTGACCCTCTATGGAAGGGACTTTCAGAAAGAAGAGGGTG GGATCAGTACCTGTTTAAAAACAGACCAACAGATGGCCCTCCCAATTCATTTTATAGGTCATTATACCCAAAGATTATCCAGGATATAGAG ACTATAGAATCTAACTGGCGGTGTGGACGACACAACCTGCAGAGGATTCAGTGCCGCTCTGAAAATAGTAAAGGTGTCTACTGTTTACAGTATGATGATGAAAAAATTATCAGTGGCCTTCGAGATAATTCTATTAAG ATTTGGGATAAAACCAGCTTGGAATGTTTGAAAGTGTTAACAGGACACACTGGCTCTGTCCTTTGTCTCCAGTATGATGAACGTGTCATTGTGACTGGCTCTTCTGACTCTACAGTGAG AGTCTGGGATGTGAACACGGGCGAAGTTCTGAACACGTTGATCCACCACAACGAGGCTGTACTGCACTTACGCTTCAGCAATGGACTGATGGTGACCTGTTCCAAGGACCGCTCCATCGCAGTGTGGGACATGGCTTCTGCCACTGATATCACTTTACGCCGTGTCCTGGTTGGCCACCGTGCTGCTGTCAACGTAGTAGACTTTGATGATAAGTACATAGTGTCTGCCTCTGGGGACAGGACCATCAAA GTCTGGAGCACGAGCACCTGTGAATTTGTTCGTACTCTGAATGGGCACAAGCGAGGCATTGCCTGTCTCCAGTACAGGGATCGGCTGGTTGTTAGTGGATCATCGGATAATACCATAAG GCTGTGGGATATTGAATGTGGCGCCTGTTTAAGAGTCCTAGAGGGACATGAAGAATTGGTCCGATGCATCCGGTTTGATAACAAGAGGATTGTCAGTGGGGCCTATGATGG gAAAATCAAAGTTTGGGACTTGCAGGCTGCTCTCGACCCCCGAGCCCCAGCAAGCACGTTGTGTCTGCGCACATTGGTG GAACATTCTGGACGTGTGTTTCGGCTACAGTTTGATGAATTTCAGATCATCAGCAGCTCCCATGATGACACAATTTTGATTTGGGATTTCTTAAATGTGCCTCCCAGTGCCCAGAATGAGACCCGTTCTCCCTCCAGAACATACACTTACATCTCCAGATAA
- the FBXW11 gene encoding F-box/WD repeat-containing protein 11 isoform X2: MEPDSVIEDKTIELMCSVPRSLWLGCANLVESMCALSCLQSMPSVRCLQISNGTSSVIVSRKRPSEGNYQKEKDLCIKYFDQWSESDQVEFVEHLISRMCHYQHGHINSYLKPMLQRDFITALPEQGLDHIAENILSYLDARSLCAAELVCKEWQRVISEGMLWKKLIERMVRTDPLWKGLSERRGWDQYLFKNRPTDGPPNSFYRSLYPKIIQDIETIESNWRCGRHNLQRIQCRSENSKGVYCLQYDDEKIISGLRDNSIKIWDKTSLECLKVLTGHTGSVLCLQYDERVIVTGSSDSTVRVWDVNTGEVLNTLIHHNEAVLHLRFSNGLMVTCSKDRSIAVWDMASATDITLRRVLVGHRAAVNVVDFDDKYIVSASGDRTIKVWSTSTCEFVRTLNGHKRGIACLQYRDRLVVSGSSDNTIRLWDIECGACLRVLEGHEELVRCIRFDNKRIVSGAYDGKIKVWDLQAALDPRAPASTLCLRTLVEHSGRVFRLQFDEFQIISSSHDDTILIWDFLNVPPSAQNETRSPSRTYTYISR, encoded by the exons ataagtaatggAACATCATCAGTGATCGTCTCCAGAAAGAGGCCATCAGAAGGaaactatcaaaaagaaaaagacttgtgtattaaatattttgaccAGTGGTCTGAATCAGATCAAGTGGAATTTGTGGAACACCTTATTTCACGAATGTGTCATTACCAGCATGGACATATTAACTCTTACCTGAAGCCCATGTTGCAGCGGGACTTTATTACCGCTTTACCAG AGCAAGGTTTAGATCACATAGCAGAAAACATTCTTTCCTACCTGGATGCCAGGTCTCTGTGTGCAGCAGAGCTGGTATGTAAGGAATGGCAGCGAGTGATCTCCGAAGGAATGCTTTGGAAGAAGCTGATTGAACGAATGGTGCGCACTGACCCTCTATGGAAGGGACTTTCAGAAAGAAGAGGGTG GGATCAGTACCTGTTTAAAAACAGACCAACAGATGGCCCTCCCAATTCATTTTATAGGTCATTATACCCAAAGATTATCCAGGATATAGAG ACTATAGAATCTAACTGGCGGTGTGGACGACACAACCTGCAGAGGATTCAGTGCCGCTCTGAAAATAGTAAAGGTGTCTACTGTTTACAGTATGATGATGAAAAAATTATCAGTGGCCTTCGAGATAATTCTATTAAG ATTTGGGATAAAACCAGCTTGGAATGTTTGAAAGTGTTAACAGGACACACTGGCTCTGTCCTTTGTCTCCAGTATGATGAACGTGTCATTGTGACTGGCTCTTCTGACTCTACAGTGAG AGTCTGGGATGTGAACACGGGCGAAGTTCTGAACACGTTGATCCACCACAACGAGGCTGTACTGCACTTACGCTTCAGCAATGGACTGATGGTGACCTGTTCCAAGGACCGCTCCATCGCAGTGTGGGACATGGCTTCTGCCACTGATATCACTTTACGCCGTGTCCTGGTTGGCCACCGTGCTGCTGTCAACGTAGTAGACTTTGATGATAAGTACATAGTGTCTGCCTCTGGGGACAGGACCATCAAA GTCTGGAGCACGAGCACCTGTGAATTTGTTCGTACTCTGAATGGGCACAAGCGAGGCATTGCCTGTCTCCAGTACAGGGATCGGCTGGTTGTTAGTGGATCATCGGATAATACCATAAG GCTGTGGGATATTGAATGTGGCGCCTGTTTAAGAGTCCTAGAGGGACATGAAGAATTGGTCCGATGCATCCGGTTTGATAACAAGAGGATTGTCAGTGGGGCCTATGATGG gAAAATCAAAGTTTGGGACTTGCAGGCTGCTCTCGACCCCCGAGCCCCAGCAAGCACGTTGTGTCTGCGCACATTGGTG GAACATTCTGGACGTGTGTTTCGGCTACAGTTTGATGAATTTCAGATCATCAGCAGCTCCCATGATGACACAATTTTGATTTGGGATTTCTTAAATGTGCCTCCCAGTGCCCAGAATGAGACCCGTTCTCCCTCCAGAACATACACTTACATCTCCAGATAA
- the FBXW11 gene encoding F-box/WD repeat-containing protein 11 isoform X7 has product MEPDSVIEDKTIELMISNGTSSVIVSRKRPSEGNYQKEKDLCIKYFDQWSESDQVEFVEHLISRMCHYQHGHINSYLKPMLQRDFITALPEQGLDHIAENILSYLDARSLCAAELVCKEWQRVISEGMLWKKLIERMVRTDPLWKGLSERRGWDQYLFKNRPTDGPPNSFYRSLYPKIIQDIETIESNWRCGRHNLQRIQCRSENSKGVYCLQYDDEKIISGLRDNSIKIWDKTSLECLKVLTGHTGSVLCLQYDERVIVTGSSDSTVRVWDVNTGEVLNTLIHHNEAVLHLRFSNGLMVTCSKDRSIAVWDMASATDITLRRVLVGHRAAVNVVDFDDKYIVSASGDRTIKVWSTSTCEFVRTLNGHKRGIACLQYRDRLVVSGSSDNTIRLWDIECGACLRVLEGHEELVRCIRFDNKRIVSGAYDGKIKVWDLQAALDPRAPASTLCLRTLVEHSGRVFRLQFDEFQIISSSHDDTILIWDFLNVPPSAQNETRSPSRTYTYISR; this is encoded by the exons ataagtaatggAACATCATCAGTGATCGTCTCCAGAAAGAGGCCATCAGAAGGaaactatcaaaaagaaaaagacttgtgtattaaatattttgaccAGTGGTCTGAATCAGATCAAGTGGAATTTGTGGAACACCTTATTTCACGAATGTGTCATTACCAGCATGGACATATTAACTCTTACCTGAAGCCCATGTTGCAGCGGGACTTTATTACCGCTTTACCAG AGCAAGGTTTAGATCACATAGCAGAAAACATTCTTTCCTACCTGGATGCCAGGTCTCTGTGTGCAGCAGAGCTGGTATGTAAGGAATGGCAGCGAGTGATCTCCGAAGGAATGCTTTGGAAGAAGCTGATTGAACGAATGGTGCGCACTGACCCTCTATGGAAGGGACTTTCAGAAAGAAGAGGGTG GGATCAGTACCTGTTTAAAAACAGACCAACAGATGGCCCTCCCAATTCATTTTATAGGTCATTATACCCAAAGATTATCCAGGATATAGAG ACTATAGAATCTAACTGGCGGTGTGGACGACACAACCTGCAGAGGATTCAGTGCCGCTCTGAAAATAGTAAAGGTGTCTACTGTTTACAGTATGATGATGAAAAAATTATCAGTGGCCTTCGAGATAATTCTATTAAG ATTTGGGATAAAACCAGCTTGGAATGTTTGAAAGTGTTAACAGGACACACTGGCTCTGTCCTTTGTCTCCAGTATGATGAACGTGTCATTGTGACTGGCTCTTCTGACTCTACAGTGAG AGTCTGGGATGTGAACACGGGCGAAGTTCTGAACACGTTGATCCACCACAACGAGGCTGTACTGCACTTACGCTTCAGCAATGGACTGATGGTGACCTGTTCCAAGGACCGCTCCATCGCAGTGTGGGACATGGCTTCTGCCACTGATATCACTTTACGCCGTGTCCTGGTTGGCCACCGTGCTGCTGTCAACGTAGTAGACTTTGATGATAAGTACATAGTGTCTGCCTCTGGGGACAGGACCATCAAA GTCTGGAGCACGAGCACCTGTGAATTTGTTCGTACTCTGAATGGGCACAAGCGAGGCATTGCCTGTCTCCAGTACAGGGATCGGCTGGTTGTTAGTGGATCATCGGATAATACCATAAG GCTGTGGGATATTGAATGTGGCGCCTGTTTAAGAGTCCTAGAGGGACATGAAGAATTGGTCCGATGCATCCGGTTTGATAACAAGAGGATTGTCAGTGGGGCCTATGATGG gAAAATCAAAGTTTGGGACTTGCAGGCTGCTCTCGACCCCCGAGCCCCAGCAAGCACGTTGTGTCTGCGCACATTGGTG GAACATTCTGGACGTGTGTTTCGGCTACAGTTTGATGAATTTCAGATCATCAGCAGCTCCCATGATGACACAATTTTGATTTGGGATTTCTTAAATGTGCCTCCCAGTGCCCAGAATGAGACCCGTTCTCCCTCCAGAACATACACTTACATCTCCAGATAA
- the FBXW11 gene encoding F-box/WD repeat-containing protein 11 isoform X5, producing the protein MEPDSVIEDKTIELMCSVPRSLWLGCANLVESMCALSCLQSMPSVRCLQNTSVMEDQNEDESPKKNTLWQISNGTSSVIVSRKRPSEGNYQKEKDLCIKYFDQWSESDQVEFVEHLISRMCHYQHGHINSYLKPMLQRDFITALPEQGLDHIAENILSYLDARSLCAAELVCKEWQRVISEGMLWKKLIERMVRTDPLWKGLSERRGWDQYLFKNRPTDGPPNSFYRSLYPKIIQDIEIWDKTSLECLKVLTGHTGSVLCLQYDERVIVTGSSDSTVRVWDVNTGEVLNTLIHHNEAVLHLRFSNGLMVTCSKDRSIAVWDMASATDITLRRVLVGHRAAVNVVDFDDKYIVSASGDRTIKVWSTSTCEFVRTLNGHKRGIACLQYRDRLVVSGSSDNTIRLWDIECGACLRVLEGHEELVRCIRFDNKRIVSGAYDGKIKVWDLQAALDPRAPASTLCLRTLVEHSGRVFRLQFDEFQIISSSHDDTILIWDFLNVPPSAQNETRSPSRTYTYISR; encoded by the exons AACACTTCAGTTATGGAGGATCAAAATGAAGATGAGTCCCCAAAGAAAAATACTCTTTGGCAG ataagtaatggAACATCATCAGTGATCGTCTCCAGAAAGAGGCCATCAGAAGGaaactatcaaaaagaaaaagacttgtgtattaaatattttgaccAGTGGTCTGAATCAGATCAAGTGGAATTTGTGGAACACCTTATTTCACGAATGTGTCATTACCAGCATGGACATATTAACTCTTACCTGAAGCCCATGTTGCAGCGGGACTTTATTACCGCTTTACCAG AGCAAGGTTTAGATCACATAGCAGAAAACATTCTTTCCTACCTGGATGCCAGGTCTCTGTGTGCAGCAGAGCTGGTATGTAAGGAATGGCAGCGAGTGATCTCCGAAGGAATGCTTTGGAAGAAGCTGATTGAACGAATGGTGCGCACTGACCCTCTATGGAAGGGACTTTCAGAAAGAAGAGGGTG GGATCAGTACCTGTTTAAAAACAGACCAACAGATGGCCCTCCCAATTCATTTTATAGGTCATTATACCCAAAGATTATCCAGGATATAGAG ATTTGGGATAAAACCAGCTTGGAATGTTTGAAAGTGTTAACAGGACACACTGGCTCTGTCCTTTGTCTCCAGTATGATGAACGTGTCATTGTGACTGGCTCTTCTGACTCTACAGTGAG AGTCTGGGATGTGAACACGGGCGAAGTTCTGAACACGTTGATCCACCACAACGAGGCTGTACTGCACTTACGCTTCAGCAATGGACTGATGGTGACCTGTTCCAAGGACCGCTCCATCGCAGTGTGGGACATGGCTTCTGCCACTGATATCACTTTACGCCGTGTCCTGGTTGGCCACCGTGCTGCTGTCAACGTAGTAGACTTTGATGATAAGTACATAGTGTCTGCCTCTGGGGACAGGACCATCAAA GTCTGGAGCACGAGCACCTGTGAATTTGTTCGTACTCTGAATGGGCACAAGCGAGGCATTGCCTGTCTCCAGTACAGGGATCGGCTGGTTGTTAGTGGATCATCGGATAATACCATAAG GCTGTGGGATATTGAATGTGGCGCCTGTTTAAGAGTCCTAGAGGGACATGAAGAATTGGTCCGATGCATCCGGTTTGATAACAAGAGGATTGTCAGTGGGGCCTATGATGG gAAAATCAAAGTTTGGGACTTGCAGGCTGCTCTCGACCCCCGAGCCCCAGCAAGCACGTTGTGTCTGCGCACATTGGTG GAACATTCTGGACGTGTGTTTCGGCTACAGTTTGATGAATTTCAGATCATCAGCAGCTCCCATGATGACACAATTTTGATTTGGGATTTCTTAAATGTGCCTCCCAGTGCCCAGAATGAGACCCGTTCTCCCTCCAGAACATACACTTACATCTCCAGATAA